A portion of the Acidobacteriota bacterium genome contains these proteins:
- a CDS encoding 5-(carboxyamino)imidazole ribonucleotide synthase, producing MSILPGSVIGVLGSGQLGRMFTIAARRMGYRVHTFSPETDTPTGQVADVEIKAHYDDLNAVRGFASSVDVVTFEFENVPSATAAAAAERAPVRPDGAILHTTQNRLREKTFLRNHGFPVTPFKAINSIEDLLAGLTEFRCPAVLKTAGFGYDGKGQAKIKAIEEAEIAFDAAGKQELILEAFVDFECELSVVAARGVDGSFTHWGAIENQHSNHILDVSIAPAHVPPEIASEAVEIARGVLEQLQVVGVMCVEFFLTRQGKLLINELAPRPHNSGHLTFDACVTSQFEQQLRAVCGLPLGSTEFLRPAAMANLLGDLWQGGEPNWAAACAMPEVKLHLYGKSDAKPGRKMGHLTAMAATADEAARLVRAAREALTT from the coding sequence ATGAGCATTCTTCCCGGATCAGTCATTGGCGTGCTCGGCAGCGGCCAGCTTGGTCGTATGTTTACGATTGCCGCGCGGCGCATGGGCTATCGCGTCCACACCTTTTCGCCGGAAACCGACACGCCCACCGGCCAGGTCGCTGATGTCGAAATCAAAGCGCACTACGACGACCTGAACGCCGTTCGTGGATTTGCTTCGTCGGTGGATGTGGTGACGTTTGAGTTTGAAAATGTTCCCTCGGCAACTGCGGCAGCGGCAGCCGAACGCGCTCCGGTCAGGCCGGACGGAGCCATTTTGCATACAACCCAAAACAGGCTTCGCGAAAAAACATTTCTCCGCAACCACGGTTTTCCGGTGACGCCGTTCAAAGCGATCAACTCCATCGAAGATTTACTCGCAGGTTTGACCGAATTCCGCTGCCCGGCGGTGCTGAAAACCGCAGGCTTCGGGTACGACGGCAAAGGCCAGGCGAAAATCAAGGCGATTGAAGAAGCTGAAATAGCATTCGACGCCGCTGGAAAACAGGAATTGATTCTGGAAGCATTTGTTGATTTTGAATGCGAATTGTCAGTGGTTGCCGCGCGCGGCGTTGACGGCAGCTTCACGCATTGGGGAGCCATCGAAAACCAACACAGCAACCACATTCTGGATGTTTCGATCGCTCCGGCCCATGTGCCGCCCGAGATCGCCAGCGAAGCCGTTGAGATTGCGCGCGGCGTATTGGAACAACTGCAAGTCGTTGGGGTGATGTGCGTCGAATTCTTTTTGACCCGCCAGGGCAAATTGTTGATCAATGAATTGGCGCCGCGTCCGCACAATTCCGGCCATCTGACTTTTGACGCCTGTGTCACCAGCCAGTTTGAACAACAACTGCGCGCCGTATGCGGATTGCCATTGGGTTCAACAGAGTTTTTGCGACCGGCGGCAATGGCGAATCTGCTCGGCGATTTGTGGCAAGGCGGCGAACCGAATTGGGCAGCGGCCTGCGCCATGCCCGAAGTCAAACTGCACCTGTACGGTAAATCGGATGCGAAACCCGGTCGCAAGATGGGTCATCTGACCGCAATGGCCGCAACCGCCGACGAAGCCGCCAGATTGGTTCGGGCGGCGCGTGAAGCGTTAACGACGTAG
- a CDS encoding DUF3500 domain-containing protein, giving the protein MLQLCQRRLFGRRFLAVGVLVFVAVLGIGFKSLSQQQQPANRVAQFKQRSIEAEKAGLAQPFKGITTDGNVMPGLFSIKSTGVSTAPVHKAADAFLAALTPEQKTKTLFTVNDDEWRKWMNQHFYVRQGTGFIDMTEAQKTAALGLMRASLSAKGLKLSQDIMKLNYTLGELNNNDFDQYGDNRYYFTVMGTPSDKEPWGWQLDGHHLIINYFVLGDQVVMSPAFWGSEPVTATSGKYKGTSILQDEQNKGLAMINALTADQRKKAIIQISKTANNNVGEAFKDNVVLDYKGIRAAELTAKQKEQLLDLVNQYVSNMDDGHARVKMSEVRKHLDNTWFAWIGETEKDSVFYYRVHSPVVLVEFDHQTPANLRHLAADPRKPNHEHIHTVVRTPNGNDYGKDLLRLHYLQHPHMN; this is encoded by the coding sequence ATGCTTCAACTTTGCCAGCGACGTCTCTTCGGAAGGCGATTTCTGGCAGTCGGCGTTCTGGTTTTCGTCGCAGTGTTGGGAATAGGATTCAAATCGCTTTCCCAACAGCAACAACCCGCCAACCGCGTCGCTCAATTTAAACAACGTTCCATCGAGGCTGAAAAAGCAGGCTTGGCGCAACCGTTCAAAGGCATCACAACCGACGGCAATGTCATGCCTGGGCTTTTCTCCATCAAATCCACGGGCGTTTCGACCGCTCCTGTGCACAAAGCCGCGGACGCTTTTCTGGCTGCGCTGACACCGGAGCAAAAAACGAAAACCTTGTTTACGGTGAACGACGACGAATGGCGCAAATGGATGAACCAGCATTTTTATGTTCGGCAGGGCACGGGATTCATTGATATGACCGAGGCTCAGAAAACAGCCGCACTGGGATTGATGCGCGCCTCCTTGAGCGCCAAGGGCTTAAAGCTGTCGCAAGACATCATGAAACTCAATTACACCTTGGGCGAATTGAACAACAACGATTTCGATCAGTACGGTGACAATCGGTATTACTTCACGGTCATGGGCACGCCTTCGGACAAAGAACCGTGGGGCTGGCAACTGGACGGACATCATCTGATCATCAATTACTTCGTGTTGGGCGATCAGGTGGTGATGTCTCCGGCATTTTGGGGATCGGAACCGGTCACGGCGACTTCCGGCAAATACAAAGGCACTTCGATTTTGCAGGATGAACAGAACAAAGGCTTGGCGATGATCAACGCCCTGACCGCAGACCAACGCAAGAAAGCCATCATTCAAATATCCAAGACGGCCAACAACAACGTCGGCGAAGCGTTCAAGGACAACGTCGTATTGGATTACAAAGGGATTCGCGCTGCGGAACTGACGGCCAAGCAAAAAGAGCAGTTACTGGATTTGGTCAATCAATACGTCAGCAACATGGATGACGGACATGCCAGGGTGAAGATGAGCGAGGTGCGCAAACACCTGGATAACACGTGGTTTGCCTGGATTGGAGAAACGGAAAAAGACAGCGTGTTTTATTACCGCGTGCACAGCCCTGTGGTGTTGGTCGAATTCGATCATCAGACGCCGGCAAATTTGCGGCATCTGGCGGCGGATCCGCGCAAACCCAACCACGAACACATTCACACGGTGGTGCGGACTCCGAACGGAAATGATTACGGCAAGGATTTGCTGCGGTTGCATTACTTGCAACACCCGCACATGAACTGA
- a CDS encoding HYR domain-containing protein, translating to MTSQIRFFSLMTFVAVFLTLCLTVSPRRTSVSAAHAQQRDKTKVEKPAPMTKPAKPNRRSSQGNAELAVPCAERVTVEERRACRRWTRLMAAEEWDYAVRAFPNGIPPGARIKALEQVKKMEAAAAIRQLALSPASANSRLGFGTGAGITAGNIIDPSVIEGDTWFPIGPAPMNGFFAGGVSGRATAIAVNPSNQDDIYLGTSNGGVWHTTDGGLNWLPLTDDQPSLAIGSLAVSACSASGCNRIYAGTGENSLRRDTYYGAGVLIFVNEGEFPQWVPSGIAQFKFGSINNLIIDPTSMDQRIYVAFTSGVTASATESTMTAPEPPSGYGVYITENSGSMWTKLTVPGAEMTRPTDLEMDPQDSNTLFAGFLGKGIFKGVRNPATGVINWCPLNPGVTAAGCPAISCPGGATNCLPNPTSDPFDFVEISIHHPSAVTPAVLYALFGKCTDPIRTSCSSPLYKSTDGGASWTRINNGLPAGYSRYTRVLAIHPNDPNTVFYGGIRLSKSIDGGMSFTIAADTLAGGLSTSGTNRLHDDHHVVLFHPANPMRMYNASDGGFATSLDGGATWIPRNDDLQTAGFQSIASSILPTAGKVIGGAQDNGVSIWNGSRAWNFTFDGDGGATIMDADNDLTMYVTRQDITPNISTTGGSTWNFITGAALDVNDKHAFYPPFIQDRTSAHALYIGAQALYKSTNKGANWTRISPIAPPLGGNVFYPDINTENVITAIAVAPNNANRVYIGYYDGQVFASNSSGPCDSAACWTAVGGAAHGLPSAVVTRIAVDPTNANIAYLTFSGFGIGSHVFKTTSGGTSWAAINGSGADTLPDIPANTISIEPSAAGNLWLGTDAGIFKSTNGGASWTPFNKGLPRVAVYEISIDEIHGRVYAATHGRGAFVLTKPFLSNFEGWVGNQIWDIPVHGHGFLPNRMCKLQIVRQDGTICAESTKDAMNGDIETDGTGQLVTSRGSFYSGKPVAWACYNGNCVNNTPINSCNSTGNPVTSVLVVCDGLIGIDKILGCPSQVNPPDSLMGLSGLPGGPTPFAPDPVAPSLRSAVPSSGTLDFIASVQTRDGGTHALCSAPVNFHSSDSALDVITRAKDALNASPACVAQNVSARLANNSGGGDDEDEDHFFEDPKLGLSAPTVVGGQLIPSFHARPGNATDLCFKLSGLGIPVRNILQVARMKFETATTGAAGGTITVVERSDLGTCSVTVPTTPGATSAQIASAVFNAFQSPGIPGTNVLCPSRRNPRDVMLDGDSIITVMPSEVSVCIRDAGVGVFVGPKELLMQIADLSLTASAAPNTVVTGSNVTYTITLTNRGANAASNVVVRSNLPATTTFVGCSGGGGICGGTGNNPTVTFASLAPNASATMTLTATINCNVANAVTIANLISVSSDTLDSDLGNNAAQVTVQASNPPPMLTCPANVAAVVARPGDTSVVVMYSEPTVNDNCPGATVNCSPPSGASFPSGVTTVNCTVTDAGGATASCSFKVTVFDVCLQDDQSKDVLLFNSLTGDFQFTRCGVGGFTIEGRGAINRVGCLTMLTDPRVTATVDRCVIAPAFRGNARIKPNPVGAEFFIRDADSRNNTCRCP from the coding sequence ATGACCAGCCAGATCAGATTCTTTTCTTTGATGACATTCGTCGCCGTATTCCTGACGCTTTGCCTGACAGTCAGCCCCAGGCGCACATCCGTCAGCGCGGCGCACGCTCAACAACGCGATAAGACAAAGGTCGAAAAACCCGCTCCTATGACAAAACCGGCCAAGCCCAATCGCCGATCATCACAAGGCAACGCAGAGCTTGCAGTTCCTTGCGCCGAGCGCGTCACGGTTGAGGAACGCCGCGCCTGCCGTCGCTGGACGCGGTTGATGGCTGCAGAGGAATGGGATTACGCGGTCAGGGCTTTTCCCAACGGCATCCCGCCGGGAGCCAGAATCAAAGCTTTGGAGCAGGTCAAGAAAATGGAAGCCGCCGCCGCAATCCGTCAATTGGCCCTCAGTCCCGCTTCGGCAAATTCGCGGCTGGGTTTCGGCACGGGCGCAGGCATTACCGCAGGCAATATAATTGATCCTTCCGTCATTGAGGGAGACACATGGTTTCCCATCGGCCCTGCGCCGATGAATGGATTTTTCGCGGGCGGCGTTAGCGGTCGAGCCACGGCAATTGCCGTCAATCCCAGCAATCAGGACGACATTTATTTGGGCACTTCCAACGGCGGCGTTTGGCATACGACCGATGGCGGATTGAATTGGTTGCCGTTGACGGATGACCAGCCTTCGCTGGCAATTGGTTCCCTGGCCGTGAGCGCATGCAGCGCGAGCGGTTGCAATCGGATTTATGCCGGAACGGGCGAAAACAGTTTGCGGCGAGACACCTATTACGGCGCAGGCGTATTGATCTTCGTCAACGAAGGCGAGTTTCCGCAATGGGTCCCGTCCGGCATCGCACAATTCAAATTCGGTTCGATCAACAACCTGATCATTGATCCGACTTCAATGGATCAACGCATTTACGTCGCCTTCACGAGCGGCGTTACCGCCTCGGCGACGGAATCAACGATGACCGCGCCGGAACCCCCATCCGGGTATGGCGTTTACATCACCGAAAACAGCGGCTCGATGTGGACCAAACTGACCGTGCCGGGCGCGGAAATGACCAGACCCACCGACCTGGAAATGGATCCTCAGGACAGCAATACCTTGTTTGCAGGCTTCCTGGGCAAAGGCATTTTCAAAGGCGTCCGCAACCCGGCAACCGGTGTTATCAATTGGTGTCCGCTCAATCCAGGAGTCACTGCCGCGGGATGTCCGGCCATCAGTTGCCCTGGCGGCGCAACCAACTGTTTGCCCAATCCGACGAGCGATCCCTTTGATTTCGTGGAAATTTCCATCCATCACCCCAGCGCGGTCACTCCGGCGGTGCTGTATGCGCTGTTCGGCAAATGCACCGACCCGATTCGCACCAGTTGCAGTTCGCCGCTGTATAAATCCACGGACGGCGGCGCTTCGTGGACACGAATCAACAATGGATTGCCCGCTGGCTACAGCCGCTACACGCGCGTTTTGGCCATCCATCCGAACGATCCCAACACGGTGTTTTACGGCGGAATCAGGCTTTCAAAATCCATTGACGGTGGGATGAGCTTCACCATCGCGGCGGATACGCTGGCGGGCGGATTGAGCACCAGCGGGACAAACCGGCTTCACGACGATCATCACGTTGTGCTTTTTCACCCCGCCAATCCCATGCGGATGTACAACGCGTCGGATGGCGGGTTCGCCACTTCGCTTGACGGCGGAGCGACGTGGATTCCGCGCAATGACGATTTGCAAACGGCCGGGTTCCAATCCATTGCTTCCTCCATTTTGCCCACGGCAGGCAAAGTCATTGGCGGAGCGCAGGACAACGGCGTCAGCATCTGGAATGGAAGCCGCGCCTGGAACTTCACTTTCGACGGCGATGGCGGCGCAACCATCATGGATGCCGACAATGATCTGACGATGTACGTTACGCGACAGGACATTACGCCGAACATATCAACCACAGGCGGCAGCACCTGGAATTTCATTACCGGCGCGGCGCTGGATGTAAACGATAAGCATGCCTTTTACCCGCCGTTCATTCAGGATCGCACCAGCGCCCATGCGCTCTACATCGGCGCGCAAGCTCTGTATAAAAGCACCAACAAAGGCGCCAACTGGACGCGCATCAGCCCGATTGCTCCGCCGCTGGGCGGCAATGTGTTTTACCCGGACATCAATACCGAAAACGTGATTACGGCGATTGCCGTCGCCCCCAACAACGCCAATCGGGTTTATATCGGCTATTACGACGGCCAGGTATTTGCCAGCAATTCGAGCGGCCCCTGCGACAGCGCGGCGTGCTGGACGGCTGTCGGGGGAGCAGCCCACGGATTGCCGAGCGCTGTGGTTACCCGAATCGCGGTTGATCCAACCAACGCAAACATCGCCTATTTGACTTTCTCCGGCTTCGGCATCGGCTCGCACGTGTTCAAAACGACCAGCGGCGGAACTTCGTGGGCGGCCATCAATGGTTCCGGCGCTGACACATTGCCAGACATTCCGGCCAACACCATCAGTATTGAACCGAGCGCGGCGGGCAATCTCTGGCTGGGTACGGACGCGGGGATTTTCAAAAGCACCAACGGCGGCGCAAGCTGGACGCCCTTCAACAAAGGGTTGCCGCGCGTCGCCGTGTATGAAATTTCCATAGACGAAATCCACGGACGCGTTTACGCCGCCACGCACGGGCGCGGCGCGTTTGTGTTGACCAAACCTTTCCTGAGCAACTTTGAAGGCTGGGTCGGCAACCAGATTTGGGACATTCCGGTACACGGCCACGGCTTTTTGCCGAACCGAATGTGCAAGCTACAGATCGTGCGGCAGGACGGAACCATCTGCGCCGAAAGCACCAAGGACGCAATGAACGGCGACATCGAAACGGACGGCACGGGGCAACTGGTGACTTCGCGCGGCAGCTTTTATTCCGGCAAACCTGTTGCATGGGCTTGTTACAACGGAAATTGCGTCAACAACACGCCCATCAATTCCTGCAATTCAACCGGCAATCCGGTGACCAGCGTGCTGGTGGTGTGCGACGGGCTGATCGGCATAGACAAAATTCTGGGCTGTCCCTCACAGGTCAATCCGCCTGACAGTTTGATGGGATTGTCCGGTCTGCCCGGCGGCCCCACACCGTTTGCGCCCGATCCGGTTGCGCCATCCCTACGCTCTGCCGTGCCTTCGTCAGGCACGCTGGACTTCATTGCCAGCGTTCAAACACGCGACGGCGGAACGCATGCGTTGTGCAGCGCGCCGGTCAATTTCCATAGCTCCGATTCTGCCTTGGACGTAATCACCCGCGCCAAAGACGCGCTGAATGCCAGCCCGGCCTGTGTAGCACAAAACGTCAGCGCGCGACTGGCTAACAATTCGGGAGGCGGCGATGACGAGGACGAAGATCATTTTTTTGAAGATCCGAAGCTGGGATTGTCCGCACCGACGGTTGTGGGAGGGCAGTTGATTCCTTCGTTTCACGCGCGACCGGGCAACGCCACTGACCTTTGCTTCAAATTGAGCGGCTTGGGCATTCCCGTGCGCAACATTTTGCAGGTGGCGCGCATGAAGTTTGAAACCGCAACCACCGGCGCGGCGGGCGGCACAATCACCGTGGTCGAACGGTCGGATTTGGGAACATGTTCCGTCACGGTGCCGACCACGCCGGGCGCTACGTCGGCACAGATTGCTTCGGCAGTTTTCAATGCGTTTCAGTCGCCGGGAATTCCCGGCACGAACGTCTTATGCCCGTCGCGCCGCAATCCGCGCGACGTGATGTTGGACGGCGATTCCATCATCACCGTGATGCCCAGCGAGGTTTCTGTTTGTATACGGGATGCAGGCGTTGGCGTATTTGTCGGCCCGAAAGAATTGTTGATGCAGATTGCCGATTTGAGCCTGACGGCCAGCGCCGCTCCGAACACAGTTGTCACCGGATCGAACGTCACCTATACCATCACGCTCACCAATCGAGGCGCAAATGCGGCGAGTAACGTCGTTGTCCGTAGCAACCTGCCCGCGACAACCACCTTTGTCGGCTGTTCAGGAGGCGGCGGCATTTGCGGTGGCACAGGTAATAACCCGACCGTTACCTTTGCTTCGCTTGCGCCCAATGCTTCGGCCACCATGACGTTGACCGCCACCATCAATTGCAATGTCGCAAATGCGGTGACCATCGCCAATCTGATTTCGGTCAGTTCCGACACGCTTGATTCCGATCTCGGCAACAACGCCGCGCAGGTCACCGTGCAGGCTTCCAATCCTCCGCCTATGCTCACCTGTCCGGCCAATGTCGCCGCCGTGGTCGCTCGACCGGGCGACACCAGCGTCGTTGTGATGTATTCCGAGCCAACCGTCAATGACAATTGTCCGGGCGCAACGGTGAACTGTTCGCCGCCATCGGGCGCGAGCTTTCCTTCGGGCGTGACCACTGTCAATTGCACTGTGACCGATGCTGGCGGAGCAACGGCCAGTTGCAGCTTCAAAGTGACGGTGTTCGATGTTTGTCTGCAGGATGATCAAAGCAAGGATGTGTTGCTGTTCAATTCCTTGACTGGCGATTTTCAATTCACGCGTTGCGGCGTGGGCGGTTTTACCATCGAAGGTCGAGGCGCGATCAACCGCGTAGGCTGTTTGACAATGTTGACCGATCCCAGGGTGACCGCGACGGTGGATCGCTGTGTGATTGCACCTGCATTTAGAGGAAACGCCAGAATTAAACCCAATCCTGTGGGAGCAGAGTTTTTCATCCGCGACGCGGACAGCAGAAACAACACTTGTCGTTGCCCGTGA
- a CDS encoding xanthine dehydrogenase family protein molybdopterin-binding subunit, with the protein MNRIEVVTRRTFLGGMFSAGAFVLAARLMPEDAIAAPLGKADKAAWNPSVYLGIETDGSVIIVIHRSEMGTGIRSVLPTVLADELEADWKRVKLEQAIGDKKYGDQNTDGSCSIRDFYDAFREAGATARHMLVAAAAAKWGVPASECKAQNHQVVHTSGKKLGYGELAAAAAKLTAPNKADLKLKSPAEFRYIGKAMPTVDIGDIVSGKGTFGIDAKMPGMVHASIEHAPVYGGKLKSVDDKDALAVKGVQKVVTLPHLTPPYGFKPLGGVAVIANSTWAARKGREKLKVEWEAGENAAYDSAKYKQALLETVRKPQKAARNIGDVDAEFAKGGKIHEAEYYVPHLSHAPMEVPAAVAEFKDGKVLIHTATQNPQAVQDTVAQALGINKDNVECHVTLLGGGFGRKSKPDYVAEAALLSKEVGKPVKVTWTREDDIRFDYYHAVAAMYLKARVDDKGRPTAWLQRCAFPSIGAMFSPAANTGQGFELGMGWTNLPYDIPNHRAENGPAKAHVRIGWLRSVANIYHAFGVHSFADELAALANRDRVEYLLDLLGKDRKIDLGQRDARSQKFPLDTARLRRVIELAAEKSNWAKRRPTKGRALGIAAHWSFYSYIAAVVEVEVDDKGKLRIPEVHIAADPGRIINPDRVRSQFEGAATFGAGIAMMSEITAKDGAIQQSNFHDYLVPRIQEAPVMTHVHIVESNEPPAGVGEPGVPPMLPAVTNAIFAATGKRIRELPIRKQLAA; encoded by the coding sequence ATGAATCGCATTGAAGTCGTTACTCGTCGCACATTTTTAGGCGGAATGTTTTCTGCCGGAGCCTTTGTGTTGGCCGCTCGGTTGATGCCGGAAGATGCGATTGCTGCGCCGCTGGGCAAAGCCGACAAAGCCGCGTGGAATCCGAGCGTGTATCTGGGCATTGAAACCGATGGTTCGGTGATCATTGTCATTCACCGGTCGGAAATGGGCACGGGCATTCGCAGCGTGTTGCCTACAGTGCTCGCCGATGAACTGGAAGCCGATTGGAAACGCGTCAAGCTGGAACAGGCCATCGGCGATAAAAAGTATGGCGATCAAAACACGGACGGTTCGTGTTCGATCCGCGATTTTTACGACGCCTTCCGCGAAGCCGGAGCTACGGCGCGCCACATGCTGGTTGCCGCCGCCGCCGCGAAATGGGGAGTTCCGGCGAGCGAATGCAAAGCGCAAAATCATCAGGTCGTTCACACCAGTGGCAAAAAGCTTGGGTACGGCGAATTGGCCGCTGCTGCGGCAAAATTGACCGCGCCGAACAAAGCCGATCTGAAGCTGAAGTCGCCCGCCGAGTTTCGTTACATCGGCAAGGCTATGCCGACGGTGGATATTGGCGACATCGTTTCAGGCAAAGGCACGTTTGGCATTGACGCTAAAATGCCCGGCATGGTTCACGCGTCCATCGAACACGCGCCGGTTTACGGTGGCAAGCTGAAAAGCGTGGACGACAAAGACGCGCTGGCGGTGAAAGGCGTTCAGAAAGTGGTGACGTTGCCGCACCTGACTCCGCCGTATGGATTCAAACCGCTGGGCGGCGTAGCCGTCATTGCCAACAGCACCTGGGCTGCGCGAAAGGGGCGCGAAAAGCTGAAAGTCGAATGGGAAGCAGGCGAAAACGCGGCTTACGATTCGGCGAAATACAAACAAGCGCTACTGGAAACGGTGCGCAAACCGCAAAAGGCTGCGCGCAACATTGGTGACGTGGATGCGGAATTTGCCAAGGGCGGCAAAATTCATGAAGCCGAATACTACGTGCCGCATTTGTCGCATGCTCCAATGGAAGTTCCCGCGGCAGTTGCGGAATTCAAAGACGGCAAAGTGCTGATTCACACTGCGACGCAAAATCCGCAAGCCGTGCAGGACACGGTCGCTCAGGCGTTGGGCATCAACAAAGACAACGTCGAATGCCACGTCACGCTGTTAGGTGGAGGCTTCGGGCGAAAATCCAAACCCGATTACGTCGCCGAAGCCGCGTTGTTGTCAAAGGAAGTCGGCAAGCCGGTCAAAGTCACCTGGACGCGCGAAGACGACATTCGCTTCGATTATTACCATGCGGTGGCGGCGATGTATTTGAAAGCGCGTGTGGATGACAAAGGTCGTCCGACGGCGTGGTTGCAACGCTGCGCGTTCCCTTCGATTGGCGCGATGTTCAGCCCCGCGGCGAACACCGGCCAAGGGTTTGAACTCGGAATGGGATGGACGAATCTGCCGTACGACATTCCGAACCATCGCGCGGAAAACGGACCGGCCAAAGCGCACGTTCGCATCGGTTGGTTGCGTTCGGTAGCGAACATTTATCACGCGTTTGGCGTGCATTCGTTTGCGGATGAACTGGCTGCGCTGGCGAACAGGGATCGCGTCGAATACCTGCTGGATTTGCTCGGCAAGGACCGCAAGATTGATCTGGGCCAGCGTGATGCGCGATCGCAAAAGTTCCCGCTCGACACGGCGCGGTTGCGTCGCGTGATCGAACTGGCGGCGGAAAAATCCAATTGGGCAAAACGCAGACCCACCAAAGGCCGCGCGTTGGGCATTGCGGCGCATTGGAGCTTTTACAGCTACATCGCAGCCGTCGTCGAAGTCGAAGTGGACGACAAAGGGAAATTGCGCATTCCCGAAGTCCACATTGCCGCCGACCCCGGTCGCATCATCAATCCCGACCGCGTGCGTTCGCAATTTGAAGGCGCGGCGACGTTTGGCGCAGGCATCGCAATGATGAGCGAAATCACCGCCAAAGACGGAGCCATTCAACAATCGAACTTCCACGATTATCTGGTGCCACGCATCCAGGAAGCTCCCGTGATGACGCACGTACACATTGTGGAGAGCAACGAACCGCCCGCAGGCGTGGGCGAACCCGGTGTTCCGCCGATGTTGCCTGCCGTTACCAACGCGATTTTTGCAGCGACGGGCAAACGCATTCGCGAATTGCCTATTCGCAAACAGTTGGCGGCTTAA
- a CDS encoding (2Fe-2S)-binding protein, translating into MITFKVNGVARKFDGDPEMPLLWYLRDEIELTGTKYGCGEGLCGACTVHVNGAAVRSCQTQMQSLAGKAVTTIEGLSATGTHPVQQAWKQVNAPQCGYCQTGQIMQAAALLKTKPKPTDADIDAAMKGNICRCGTYQRIREAIKVAANGKPTAPAAKPTAAPKAAKGGAE; encoded by the coding sequence ATGATCACATTCAAAGTGAACGGGGTCGCGCGCAAATTTGACGGCGATCCTGAGATGCCGCTGTTGTGGTATCTGCGCGACGAAATTGAATTGACCGGCACCAAGTATGGCTGCGGCGAAGGGCTGTGCGGGGCTTGCACGGTTCACGTCAACGGTGCGGCGGTGCGTAGCTGCCAAACGCAAATGCAAAGTCTGGCGGGCAAAGCCGTCACCACCATCGAAGGCCTGAGCGCCACCGGTACACATCCGGTTCAGCAAGCCTGGAAACAGGTCAATGCTCCGCAATGTGGGTACTGTCAGACCGGGCAGATTATGCAGGCGGCGGCTTTGCTGAAAACCAAACCCAAACCGACGGACGCCGATATTGATGCCGCGATGAAGGGCAACATTTGCCGATGCGGGACCTATCAGCGCATCCGCGAAGCGATCAAAGTTGCCGCGAATGGCAAGCCTACGGCTCCTGCGGCGAAGCCAACTGCGGCCCCGAAAGCTGCCAAAGGAGGTGCGGAATAA